One part of the Glycine max cultivar Williams 82 chromosome 14, Glycine_max_v4.0, whole genome shotgun sequence genome encodes these proteins:
- the LOC100782665 gene encoding uncharacterized protein, which yields MALLTSLPEQFSSTPKRHKRKPQQQQQKQKQKQKQKQKQKPASSWDQIKNLLTCKQMEESRVHDPSKITGYSKLGSSCSSICSFRDVVHGNTRVVHRSDNSSPESSSLGQETNGLLTRKPVTTTTTRSAKSNGGATCTSSSSSSRGMQFRKLSGCYECHMIIDPSRLPIARSTVCACSHCGEVFPKMESLELHQAVRHAVSELGPEDSGRNIVEIIFKSSWLKKDNPICKIERILKVHNTQRTIQRFEECRDTVKNRALGSTKKNPRCAADGNELLRFHCTTLTCALGARGSSSLCASVPGCSVCTIIRHGFQGGCGGGGDHARAKGVRTTASSGRAHDSVVCGDATRRAMLVCRVIAGRVKRVVEDAPSEEEHVSYDSVAGYAGIYSNLEELVVFNPKAILPCFVVIYKVPLC from the exons ATGGCTCTCCTAACTTCCTTGCCTGAACAGTTCTCCAGTACCCCCAAACGCCACAAACGTAagccacaacaacaacaacagaaacaaaagcaaaagcaaaagcaaaaacagaaacagaaacCAGCCTCTTCATGGGACCAAATCAAGAACCTCTTAACCTGCAAACAGATGGAAGAGTCGAGAGTGCACGACCCTTCGAAAATAACTGGGTACTCGAAGCTAGGGTCTTCTTGCAGCTCCATATGCAGCTTCAGAGATGTGGTTCATGGGAACACACGTGTTGTGCATAGGTCTGATAACTCCTCACCAGAGAGTAGTTCTCTGGGTCAGGAAACTAATGGGTTACTCACTAGGAAACCtgttactactactactactcgTTCCGCAAAATCAAACGGCGGAGCAACCTGcacgtcatcatcatcatcttccagAGGCATGCAATTCAGGAAGCTTTCTGGGTGTTATGAATGTCACATGATCATTGACCCTAGCAG GTTACCAATTGCGAGGAGCACTGTGTGTGCTTGCTCTCACTGTGGTGAGGTCTTCCCTAAAATGGAAAGTTTGGAGCTTCATCAAGCTGTTCGTCATGCCG TTTCGGAGCTAGGTCCGGAGGATTCGGGTCGGAACATAGTGGAAATAATCTTCAAATCGAGCTGGTTGAAGAAGGACAACCCGATTTGCAAGATCGAACGGATACTAAAAGTGCACAACACCCAACGCACCATCCAACGGTTTGAGGAGTGCAGGGACACCGTAAAGAACCGTGCGCTGGGCAGCACCAAGAAAAACCCCAGGTGCGCAGCCGACGGCAACGAACTCTTGCGGTTCCACTGCACCACCTTAACGTGCGCACTGGGTGCACGTGGCTCTTCCTCCCTCTGCGCCTCCGTACCCGGCTGCAGCGTCTGCACCATCATCAGGCACGGTTTCCAAGGCGGGTGCGGCGGCGGTGGAGACCACGCGAGGGCGAAGGGCGTGAGAACCACCGCCAGCAGCGGTCGGGCCCACGACTCTGTGGTGTGCGGTGACGCCACGCGCAGGGCCATGCTGGTGTGTCGCGTGATCGCGGGCAGAGTGAAGCGCGTGGTGGAGGACGCGCCGTCGGAGGAGGAACACGTGTCGTATGATTCCGTTGCGGGGTACGCTGGAATCTACTCGAATCTCGAGGAGCTTGTTGTTTTCAATCCAAAGGCTATCCTTCCTTGTTTCGTGGTCATTTACAAAGTTCCTTTGTGTTAG